In Mycteria americana isolate JAX WOST 10 ecotype Jacksonville Zoo and Gardens chromosome 5, USCA_MyAme_1.0, whole genome shotgun sequence, one DNA window encodes the following:
- the ARF6 gene encoding ADP-ribosylation factor 6: MGKVLSKIFGNKEMRILMLGLDAAGKTTILYKLKLGQSVTTIPTVGFNVETVTYKNVKFNVWDVGGQDKIRPLWRHYYTGTQGLIFVVDCADRDRIDEARQELHRIINDREMRDAIILIFANKQDLPDAMKPHEIQEKLGLTRIRDRNWYVQPSCATTGDGLYEGLTWLTSNYKS, from the coding sequence ATGGGCAAGGTGCTGTCCAAGATCTTCGGCAACAAGGAGATGCGGATCCTGATGCTGGGTCTGGACGCGGCTGGTAAAACCACCATCCTGTACAAACTGAAGCTGGGCCAGTCCGTTACCACCATCCCCACCGTGGGCTTCAACGTGGAGACGGTTACTTACAAAAACGTCAAGTTCAACGTGTGGGATGTCGGGGGCCAGGACAAGATCCGTCCCCTCTGGAGGCACTACTACACGGGCACGCAAGGGTTGATCTTTGTGGTGGACTGCGCCGATCGCGACCGCATCGACGAGGCCCGCCAGGAGCTCCACCGCATTATCAACGACAGGGAGATGCGGGACGCCATCATCCTCATCTTCGCCAacaagcaggacctgcctgaTGCCATGAAACCCCATGAAATCCAGGAGAAACTGGGCCTGACCCGAATCAGGGATAGGAATTGGTACGTGCAGCCCTCCTGTGCTACTACAGGGGATGGACTCTATGAAGGGCTGACATGGTTAACATCCAATTATAAATCCTAA